The Caldicellulosiruptor obsidiansis OB47 genome segment ATATTCTCCATTTAGTTTTTCAATTAACACTACTCTCTTTTCCACGCTCCGGAGTATATCATTGCAAATCTTTGTCAGTCTAATTCCTTCTTCATAAAGCTTTATAGCCTCTTCAAGAGAAAGATTGCCATCTTCCAAGCTCTTTACAATCTCCTCTAATCTTTTCATCGCATCTTCAAATTTTATATCTCTCTGTAGTTCACACATCACTTTCAGCTCCTTCTTTCTTGAAAAACACCTTAGACTTTATTATACCATCTGAAAGCTGGGTAACTATCTCATCTCCATTATTTACTTGTGCAATGGTGGTCAAAATCTTAGAATTATGTAATGTTATAGAATATCCCCTCTTCAAAACATTCAAAGGATTTAAAGCAATCAACTTTTCTAAGTTGACTTTATACATGAATTCTTTTTGCTGAAAAATCTTCTTAAAAGCTTCCCCAAGCCTTCTGCTACAGTTATCAAAATTTGTTCGCGCAATCGAAAGCCTTGATTCAGGATTTGCATCAGCCAATCTCTTCTCAAAATTCTTTAAATTCTTATGAACTTCATGGAGCTTTCTACTAATTGCAAAAGAAAGCTTGTTGCAATACAAATCAATATCCTGTGCACGTTTTGCAATGGTATTTGCTGGCGAATTTTGGTATAATTTATATTGAAGTATTCCTACCTTCTCTTTGACTATATTAAATATCTTTTCCATCGCACTTTTCATTCTCTTATGATATTCATTTAGCTTCTCCAGTGCTTTGTTCTGAAAACTTACCACTATTTCGCCGGCATTGGTGGGAGTTATAGCTCTCATGTCCGCAACAAAATCACTTAAAACATAGTCCCTCTCATGCCCTACCGCCGATATAACAGGAATTTTAGATTCAAATATCTTTCTTACAACCATCTCACTGTTGAACGCCATTAAATCTTCAAATGCGCCGCCACCACGTCCAACAATAATAACCTCAACAGGCTCTGCCGTGTTGAAATATTCTATTCCCTCGCAAATCTCATATGGAGCGTTTTGTCCCTGAACTGAGCAGCTGTAAATATATACCTGAATGTTTTCAAATCGGGTATAAATTGTATTGAGGATGTCCCTGATTGCTGCACCATTTTTTGAGGTGACTATTCCTACTTTTTTAGGATAACGTGGTATTTCTTTTTTGTACTTTGAATCAAAAAGTCCTTCTTGTTTCAGCTTTTCTTCAAGTTGCTTTAATTTTACAAATAGCTCACCAAGCCCTATATCCGTAATTTCAGTTATCTTTAGCTCGATTATTCCTTCTTTTTCATAGAAAATAACATTTCCTTTTACAAGTACTTTTGAGCCATGCTTTATTTCTACACTTTTATCAAACCAAAAAAATACACATTTTATCTTTGCATCATATTCTAAATCCTTAAGTTCAAAATAAAGATGGTCACCTGAAACTGAAGGTCTTATAACTTCACCTTTTAGATATATGTTTTTCAAAAGAACATCCATTTCAACTTTTTTCTTTAAATAACTTGTAAGTTCATAAACGCTCCATTCTTTCTTAGAAACTACATTGTTAATCATCATGATTTTTACTTCTTTTCACCTCATTTTCAGCTATCCTACCAAGAATACCATTTACAAAGCTTGGAGCTTTTTCTATCCCGAATATACTTGCCATATCAACAGCCTCATCAATTGCAACAGAAACAGGTACATCCTCCTCAAACAAAAGTTCATATACAGCTATTCTCATAAGTTCAAGTTCAACCATTGGAAGCCTGTTCAGTGGCCAGTCTTTTGAATACTTTGCAATTAGATTATCTATTATCTGCTGATTTTGTATAACCCCTTTCAGTAATTTCTCAAGATATTTCTCATCTACATCTTTGAAATCTTCATTTTGATTTAATTCTCTAAACCTTTTGTAAAATTCTATAATATCTTGCTGCATATTTTCAAATCTGTAGGCATACAAAATCTTCATGCAGAGTTCTCTTGTTTTCCTTCTTCTGTGCATTTTATTTAATTTTCAACCCCTTTTTTACCATGGTAAGTGTTTGTCTAAAAATTCAATCAGTTTTTTCTTTTCAAAATATCGTCCACCTATAAAAATTCCAACACCTATACAAATGAATATAAACAACGTTTTAAAAAATCCAAAAATCAGCACAAATATTGCAAATACAAGACCTATCAACCCACCTATTATTTCTCCCGTGTGTTTTATCAAAAATTCCTTTATCAAATCCATTTTAACACCCCTACCTCAAATGAGTAATAGGTACTTGCGGGGCAACCATATCTTTTACATGAAAGTTAATAGACTTAACAGGAATTCCTATCGCCACTTCCACATGACTCTTTATAGCATTTTGAACCTCTTTTGTCAACTCAGGAACGTTAACATCACTTGTAACAACAGCATCAATGTAATATATAACTCCACTTTCGTCAAACTCTATCTCAACCGAAGTATCTTTTAGCCCTTTTATATCCCTTAATGCATTGTACCCTGCCGATTCAAATGTTTTTGGCGAAATTAAAAGATTTCCAAACTCGTTTGTGTGAATTATTCCAAGCCTTGCTTTTTTCTTCTTAACACCAATAAACATTACTGAAAACCCCATTACTATCAAAAGTAGCGGTATGATGGCATATACGGGTGTGTTCATATAATCATATACCGCAGCCTGAACAGTATCTACATCAAAGATGTTGAGTGGAAGTAAAATAGCAATTACAGAAAGAAAAATTACAATCAATGTAAATATAGTCAAAAGTATTCTCTCACCGATTTTCATCTGTCCCTTTCCTCCTCACAAAAATGAGAGTAAATCCCTGAAGACCAGAGATTTACTCTGCCACCTCTTCCTTTTGCTCTTCTTTTTCAAACTTAATCCCTTGAACATGTATATTCACTTCAACAACTTTTAAACCTGTCATACTCTCAACAGCATTCTTTACTCTCTCCTGAATCTCCCATGCAACCTCTGGAATTCTGACACCATACTCCACTGTTATGTAGATGTCAATAGCTGCTTCTTTTTCTCCTACTTGAACTTTTACACCTTTTGCTAAATTCTTTTTTCCAAGAGCTTCTGTAATATTTCCAGTCCAAGACCCAACCATAGATGC includes the following:
- a CDS encoding exodeoxyribonuclease VII small subunit, which codes for MCELQRDIKFEDAMKRLEEIVKSLEDGNLSLEEAIKLYEEGIRLTKICNDILRSVEKRVVLIEKLNGEYIQDDITDDIYGGLGQKE
- the xseA gene encoding exodeoxyribonuclease VII large subunit, producing MMINNVVSKKEWSVYELTSYLKKKVEMDVLLKNIYLKGEVIRPSVSGDHLYFELKDLEYDAKIKCVFFWFDKSVEIKHGSKVLVKGNVIFYEKEGIIELKITEITDIGLGELFVKLKQLEEKLKQEGLFDSKYKKEIPRYPKKVGIVTSKNGAAIRDILNTIYTRFENIQVYIYSCSVQGQNAPYEICEGIEYFNTAEPVEVIIVGRGGGAFEDLMAFNSEMVVRKIFESKIPVISAVGHERDYVLSDFVADMRAITPTNAGEIVVSFQNKALEKLNEYHKRMKSAMEKIFNIVKEKVGILQYKLYQNSPANTIAKRAQDIDLYCNKLSFAISRKLHEVHKNLKNFEKRLADANPESRLSIARTNFDNCSRRLGEAFKKIFQQKEFMYKVNLEKLIALNPLNVLKRGYSITLHNSKILTTIAQVNNGDEIVTQLSDGIIKSKVFFKKEGAESDV
- the nusB gene encoding transcription antitermination factor NusB — its product is MHRRRKTRELCMKILYAYRFENMQQDIIEFYKRFRELNQNEDFKDVDEKYLEKLLKGVIQNQQIIDNLIAKYSKDWPLNRLPMVELELMRIAVYELLFEEDVPVSVAIDEAVDMASIFGIEKAPSFVNGILGRIAENEVKRSKNHDD
- a CDS encoding DUF2273 domain-containing protein, which translates into the protein MDLIKEFLIKHTGEIIGGLIGLVFAIFVLIFGFFKTLFIFICIGVGIFIGGRYFEKKKLIEFLDKHLPW
- the amaP gene encoding alkaline shock response membrane anchor protein AmaP produces the protein MKIGERILLTIFTLIVIFLSVIAILLPLNIFDVDTVQAAVYDYMNTPVYAIIPLLLIVMGFSVMFIGVKKKKARLGIIHTNEFGNLLISPKTFESAGYNALRDIKGLKDTSVEIEFDESGVIYYIDAVVTSDVNVPELTKEVQNAIKSHVEVAIGIPVKSINFHVKDMVAPQVPITHLR
- a CDS encoding Asp23/Gls24 family envelope stress response protein, whose translation is MSENTIGETMGGVVKIAEEVVAIIAAVAASEVKGVASMVGSWTGNITEALGKKNLAKGVKVQVGEKEAAIDIYITVEYGVRIPEVAWEIQERVKNAVESMTGLKVVEVNIHVQGIKFEKEEQKEEVAE